In Sphingomonas aliaeris, a single genomic region encodes these proteins:
- a CDS encoding type ISP restriction/modification enzyme, translating to MPVPPFDLRSAKQRVASNGLIVGFDVQERRLAQMAILTPIPTIVMLGRVDDRSALERNAQLPDTSREMLDAYLDRMREIRATGGATNETSYYGALETLLNGVGRQLKPRVIANGQIRNQGAGHPDFGLYGQSQCRGSEPVSGSGALPERGVVEVKGLAEETWFTAGTTQVSQYWDHYGLVLVTNYRAFLLIGRDAQGQPVRLEPFSLAASETDFWDLRYAADSVLDGLGEALIDYLRRALSYMAPLTRASDLAWLLASYARDALRRVEASAGLPALQTVRSGLEQALGLRFEAAKGEHFFRSTLVQTIFYGIFSAWVQWARLQPPNTVARFDWHAAGWTLHVPMVRTLFEQVATPSRLGPLGLVEVLDWTGNALNRVDRTEFFAAFDEGQAVQYFYEPFLAHFDPALRKQLGVWYTPPEIVRYMVARVDLALREELGIAEGLASPAVHVLDPCCGTGSFLVEVLRVVEQRLRDQGEDALVAHDLSVAARNRLFGFELMPAPFVVAHWQIGMLLAQAGAPLSGDQRASIYLTNALTGWTPPTGPVEQLLLPELQPERDAAERVKQVDPILVIIGNPPYNAFAGVSPDEEEQLVDPYKAGLRSDWQIKKFNLDELYARFLRVAERRIVEGSGRGIISFISSYSYLSDPSFVVVRRHLLEGFQRIWVDSLNGDSRETGKRTPDGSPDPSVFSTPLNREGIKLGTAVGMFVRTGPATEQAEVRYRQFWGSSKREELLATLDDGDLDAGFEVTAPTPANRYNFRPLGPASAYDNWPDFLALAEAEPFSGLAEMRRGGLIDSDRDKLAERMSRYMDPTVSFETLAAEGTGPTRPAGRFDPEPARTRLLARETFQPDNIVRYALLPLDTRYAYYTSTRPIWNEPRPDLVAAARDGNSFLVSRMMAERPREGLPVLPVTALPDYHLLRPNIRAFPLRLLGVDGPQGDLLATSSVRANLSARARAWLIGLTSGDPDTDHDLGDAPWYHALATSASPAWLTENHAAILSGWPKVPLPADLTRLQASAQLGRQVAALLDTERTHTGVTIPPYDAPYGMLGRLMRVGGGALGPADLAVLGWGSGGGGAAVMPGNGDARVRPAYDAEEMEALTTAAERLEEDIDALVHRLGNPVDVHLNDTAYLKGVPSAVYEQLVGGYQVLKKWLSYRDQEVIGRPLAVAEVREAVGIVRRLSAYVLLQPALDASYVAIRAQAFDW from the coding sequence GATACGTCTCGCGAGATGCTGGATGCCTACCTTGACCGGATGCGTGAGATAAGGGCGACTGGGGGCGCTACCAACGAGACGTCCTACTACGGCGCACTCGAAACGTTGCTCAACGGCGTTGGACGCCAGCTCAAGCCTCGAGTCATCGCCAACGGTCAGATCCGCAATCAAGGGGCGGGCCACCCCGATTTCGGCCTCTACGGTCAATCGCAATGCCGAGGGTCGGAGCCGGTGAGCGGCAGCGGGGCCTTACCCGAGCGAGGCGTAGTCGAAGTAAAGGGCTTAGCCGAGGAGACATGGTTCACGGCCGGCACGACGCAGGTTTCTCAATATTGGGACCATTACGGTCTCGTTCTCGTTACCAACTACCGAGCCTTCCTATTGATCGGACGCGACGCACAGGGTCAGCCGGTTCGGCTGGAGCCGTTCAGTCTCGCCGCCAGCGAGACTGACTTTTGGGATCTTCGCTACGCAGCCGATAGCGTGCTCGACGGGCTGGGGGAGGCGCTGATCGATTATTTGAGGCGTGCCTTAAGCTATATGGCGCCGTTGACGCGTGCGTCCGATTTGGCGTGGCTTCTCGCCTCATATGCTCGCGACGCTCTGCGCCGCGTCGAGGCAAGTGCCGGCTTGCCCGCTCTTCAGACCGTTCGCTCGGGCCTCGAACAGGCGCTCGGATTGCGCTTCGAGGCTGCCAAGGGCGAGCACTTCTTCCGGTCTACACTCGTTCAGACCATCTTCTACGGCATCTTCAGTGCGTGGGTGCAATGGGCCCGGCTGCAGCCACCGAACACCGTGGCGCGCTTCGATTGGCACGCGGCCGGCTGGACGTTGCATGTGCCGATGGTTCGAACTCTTTTCGAGCAGGTGGCGACGCCGAGCCGGCTCGGGCCATTGGGGTTGGTCGAGGTGCTGGATTGGACGGGCAACGCGCTCAACCGCGTTGACCGAACGGAGTTCTTTGCTGCCTTCGACGAAGGACAAGCCGTCCAGTATTTCTACGAGCCGTTTCTGGCTCACTTCGATCCGGCGCTGCGCAAGCAGCTCGGCGTCTGGTATACGCCCCCCGAGATCGTCCGCTATATGGTCGCACGGGTAGACCTGGCGCTGCGCGAGGAACTCGGCATTGCGGAAGGCTTGGCGAGTCCGGCTGTCCACGTTCTTGACCCGTGTTGCGGCACCGGATCGTTTCTCGTCGAGGTGCTTCGCGTCGTTGAGCAGCGGTTGCGGGATCAGGGCGAAGACGCGCTTGTTGCGCATGACCTAAGCGTCGCGGCGCGGAACCGCCTGTTCGGCTTCGAGCTGATGCCGGCGCCCTTCGTCGTCGCGCATTGGCAGATTGGGATGCTGCTCGCTCAGGCCGGCGCGCCGCTGTCCGGCGATCAGCGCGCGTCGATCTATCTGACGAACGCGCTGACTGGTTGGACGCCACCCACAGGACCGGTCGAGCAGCTTTTGCTGCCCGAACTGCAGCCGGAGCGCGATGCGGCCGAGCGGGTCAAGCAGGTAGACCCGATCCTCGTGATCATCGGCAATCCGCCCTACAATGCTTTCGCCGGCGTCAGCCCCGACGAAGAGGAACAGCTCGTCGATCCGTACAAGGCGGGTTTGCGGTCCGACTGGCAAATCAAGAAATTCAACCTCGACGAGCTTTATGCCCGCTTTCTGCGAGTGGCGGAGCGACGGATCGTCGAGGGGTCCGGACGCGGGATCATCAGTTTCATTTCGAGTTACTCCTATCTGAGCGACCCGTCGTTCGTGGTGGTGCGGCGTCATCTTCTAGAGGGATTCCAGCGCATCTGGGTCGACAGCCTCAATGGCGACAGCCGCGAAACGGGCAAGCGGACGCCCGATGGGTCTCCCGACCCGTCCGTCTTCTCGACCCCGCTCAACCGTGAGGGGATCAAGCTGGGGACGGCGGTAGGCATGTTCGTGCGCACAGGCCCAGCCACGGAACAGGCTGAGGTGAGGTATCGGCAGTTCTGGGGCAGCAGTAAGCGCGAGGAGCTCCTCGCGACGCTAGATGATGGCGACCTCGATGCGGGATTTGAGGTAACGGCGCCAACGCCGGCAAACCGGTATAACTTCCGCCCTCTCGGGCCTGCGTCGGCTTACGACAATTGGCCGGACTTCCTCGCGCTCGCCGAAGCAGAACCATTCAGTGGACTTGCTGAAATGCGTAGGGGCGGCTTGATCGACTCAGATCGCGACAAGCTGGCCGAGCGCATGAGTCGATACATGGACCCGACTGTTAGCTTCGAAACCTTAGCAGCAGAGGGAACCGGGCCAACTCGGCCGGCCGGCCGGTTTGATCCTGAGCCGGCGAGAACGCGTCTGTTGGCGCGAGAGACGTTTCAGCCGGACAATATCGTACGATACGCGCTGCTGCCTTTAGATACCCGCTACGCGTACTACACTTCTACTCGACCGATCTGGAATGAGCCACGTCCCGATCTCGTAGCTGCGGCACGGGATGGTAATTCATTTCTCGTCAGTCGAATGATGGCCGAGCGGCCGCGTGAGGGTTTGCCGGTCCTGCCAGTCACTGCGCTACCGGATTATCACCTTCTGCGCCCCAATATCCGCGCCTTTCCACTGCGGCTGCTCGGTGTCGACGGACCCCAGGGCGATCTTCTGGCGACGTCGAGCGTACGTGCGAACCTCTCCGCCCGCGCACGTGCCTGGCTCATTGGGCTGACTTCCGGCGATCCAGACACTGACCATGATCTCGGCGATGCGCCTTGGTACCATGCGCTCGCCACCTCGGCCTCACCGGCGTGGCTAACGGAGAACCACGCCGCTATCCTGAGCGGCTGGCCCAAGGTGCCGCTGCCGGCGGATCTAACGCGGCTGCAGGCTTCGGCGCAGCTTGGGCGCCAAGTGGCGGCGCTGTTGGATACCGAGCGTACCCATACCGGCGTGACCATACCCCCTTACGATGCTCCGTACGGAATGCTCGGTCGGCTGATGCGCGTCGGCGGCGGAGCGCTGGGTCCAGCGGATCTTGCCGTTCTTGGCTGGGGAAGCGGCGGTGGCGGGGCGGCGGTCATGCCTGGGAACGGCGATGCGCGGGTCCGTCCCGCCTACGATGCCGAAGAAATGGAAGCGCTGACGACAGCGGCGGAGCGGCTGGAGGAAGATATCGACGCGCTGGTACACCGTCTCGGCAATCCCGTAGACGTGCACCTGAACGACACGGCCTACCTCAAGGGCGTTCCATCGGCGGTCTACGAGCAGCTTGTCGGCGGATATCAAGTGTTGAAAAAATGGCTCTCCTACCGAGATCAGGAAGTCATCGGTCGTCCCCTTGCGGTGGCGGAGGTGCGCGAGGCCGTCGGGATCGTGCGTCGTCTAAGTGCCTATGTGCTCCTGCAGCCGGCGCTCGATGCCAGCTACGTTGCCATCCGCGCGCAGGCGTTCGACTGGTGA